The DNA region taattgataaggagaaggactccttactcgagagaactctatcctagataagggaggagttagaagttgataATAACTAAAACTCTTCTACCAaggaagagtatagcattagaactctagttatttcctattctactaactctataaattgcaggatgttctaaTTTTACAGGTACGCACAAACGTTGAAgtagttaatccttaggtttaaaAGAGGTTATAAACTCTAgttgtattgttcaagttagagttaacttgaagcagTCGCAACAGTCTGTGGCTGGTTGCTacaagggttagaggtaatcctttatgatctatttaatatttttatctcaactccacaatgactttatgcaatttgtcgtattacttgttaaaattttcttttgaTAGTGATAAGACATTAAGTTAAAGAATGCAATATATGTACCTTttgttagaaggaatttaatttcggtttctgggcaaaataagagatggatatttgttttatgtttcgaataactcttgagttattgatcttgataaatattttatctCTTGTGGTACATGAATGCATGACCTTGTTATTTTATATTAATGTCTTTCCTTAATAGAACAATATTAGTCTACCTCATAAGAGAAtatgttcttcaaaattgagtaaaacttaTCTGTGCACTTTTGTCTAAGTCATATTAATCTGGATAGGATTTCAAGTTGGTCAAGGATGGACCTTAAGGTCCATTGAAAGtagaggcactaccaacttgtggATCCTATTTGGAAGGAAATTTGACTAAAGGATGTTTCCcttcaaaaggaaataaagctAGTGATAGAATGAATCCCTTCTTATTTGTATGGTTAAATGAACATACTAGTAAGAGatagttttgagtatttttgtgacgttcataaatgattactcaaattattaatatatttatttgatgcacCGTAAGTCTTAATGATTTACGTAATTCAAGGTTTTTAAGACTTGAAACGGAGAAGCACCAAGGAAATATACTAAGTTACTACAATTGAATTGTAGTGGCGAACACCTCTCTAAAGAGTTCTTTTGTTAATTATCAGAATAAGGGATTACATCTCAATTGTCTACACTGTAAACTCCATAATAGAGTGGTGTggtagaaagaaaaaataagtcTCTTTTGGACATGGATAGATTAATGAAGTGTTATTTAGATTTGCCTTATTCGTTTTTGGAATATTTCCTAGAAACTGCAAATTACATTCTAAATTTAGTTCTTTCTAAGTTAGTACCTGTGACATCTATAGAACTATGGACTGAATGTAAGCTCAGTCTGCGGCATGTTCAGATATAGGATTGTCCAGCATATGTGCTGAAAGGGAAAGTGGATATGTAAGTTGGAACTAAGAATGGATAGGTGCATATTTATTGAATATCCAAGAAAACGATTGGAGGTTTCTTTTATtgtcctaaagaaaataaggcaattATTAAAACAAATACAGTTTTCTAGATAAGGACTTCTTAATAAaccatgttcctagaagtaaactagtTTTATAGGAACTAGGCAAAGAAATAACTAGatgttcaagaacatcaaaacccaAACATTAGAATTGACGCTCCATTACATTTAAGTAGTGGAAAAATGTTAATAGGCAGAATATGCCTTTATCGAGTGGGAGTGATGTTTGAACAGTAAATACTATAGCAAGAAGTCGCTAATATTTTAATACTATAAGGTAATGAAGGTAATATTAGTAGTACTTCGTCGTAGTGGGAGAATACTAAGAAAAATCATAGTTCGATGTACACTCTTGGGATAGATTTGGTAACAGGATCCCTGAAGAGTTTAATACCAAACTAGATAGTGACGACAAAGAACTACTGGACAAAGATTGCATCAGAAAATAACTTGGCaagattctttaacaaaaccttATTTGGTGAAGACTTTTAATAGTCATGTAAAAAGAATGcctgagaaagttgtagatgtatggttatgagtctaagtgagagattgttggggcatatactattaaccatgtaTTTGGTAAAGTATATTCTAACAATTgtcatggttaaaagtctaaatgggagattgttgggatatatactattaaccatgggtttggtttagatataatatttattatgaaataattatttattcagttttaataaagttttaaatagatcatatattagtttgtatcatttacttatatagtagatgatttagtgtatagagtttagcttataaacagaagattaaattatcggttcttataagtataaagtttgagttcacaatctaatgatggaattggacaaaccatcatggatgattgtagcacaagattaaatataatttatcttgattatgggaatgatttaattccaacttcttatgctagtacattttgtatatattgaacggaccaagtagagataagtattttatactgatttaataaaataaactctctagccattaaatgtacttatacagatcttaatcttgatataattattattagttgtgtatattattattgttttgatttattaaaaggcgagatccttccgtaataataataataataataataataataataataataataataataataataataataataataataataataataataataataataataataataataataataataataataataataataataataataataataataataataataataataataataataataataataataataataataataataataataataataataataataataataataataataataataataataataataataataataataataataataataataataataataataataataataataataataataataataataataataataataataataataataataataataataataataataataataataataataataataataataataataataataataataataataataataataataataataataataataataataataataaagtaatagttagttgatggaatccatgtctcggtttagagattgatgatacacctttatgaaagcttataagttttcatgtgtaaatttggccggtggattttgtatctgacacatgaaataagttaaacgaaagtctaaaggaaataatcaataaattaaattatcagtaatttaatttaattgattagtatctgaatcttaacatggtgagttaaataagatttaatggatgaatttcgaaattaaataaggagtgtaattacgaatttttagtggaataattcataattgattatggtggatattaatttcgaaaattagaaattaattccataataagaagccttgttaattaaattatgtggtccctgttgtgcctaaataataggaaataaaggaatcttTTTTCTGGTGGAAAGGAAAACCCAacataaggttttccacctagaAGAGGGAAGACATGGTGGTCGAAATTTCAGCCATATTTTCCAagaaatttcgcccacacgaaatAGTTATTTTGGATactatttgggtaacacagtagaagaccgtggaacgttcgaggatcatGATTGTACGGGTGGTGGAGATtccattgagaagttatggaactgaagACTCACGTGATAGAAGAGatttgttcacgcttcaagaggtaacgtAACCCGTGAAACCCCGTATATACTAGTTGTctagattacatgtgattttgatactaaGATTGCTTCCGTTGCTTATAATAATCCATCACATGAAATATAGTTACTTAGAAACAAATGTGAAACATGACGACTACTTTCCAAATGAGGGCAACAAAATATTGTGACTGTAAAATTTGAGTTGTTCGTAAAGTCAAGAATTTATCATAAGAAGTTTAACTATTAAATAGAATGGTTGTTGTCAccttattatttttattacaatTTATTCATGTTGTTGTTTCGTTGCCATTGTCAATATTACTTGTATTGCTACTATAAAATTATATCGTTATTGATAATGTTATGAATATTATTGTTGTCATGAGTTAAAGATCTTCTCTGAAATTTTTATATTTCCAGTAGATTTGTCGTGAAATAAATAAACCCTACTTTGACCTGAGTAATAAATAAGCTTTTAGCCTCCCAGAGGTCTGAGAAAGAGTCCACAATCGCGAGGCTTAAGAGAAAAACAACTTAAGCTTCTCGTCCGAGGTTGAATTAATTGGTTGAGGCCGCCTCATGCAAATCTTAGCTCATATTAATATATCCTAGTACGACTTTTTAAGGGTTACACACTActttttggaggcaagaacataTAAGTAGCGAAGAAGAACGGATTCCGCAACGAGTTCTTTTTTTCTTGTTGGtaatgaattctagtattgtattTCATATACtatatgagtagctaaacttctactctagggtttgatggaactaATTATTAGATAcacttttttattatatattataatatagtCGTTTACTCTCTATTTATTCAACTACGTGCTTATTGTTGCTCATTAAATGACCCTCAATTTATATATcattgtgttgcttgagaaagaatactTGATCAGGTTGTTGTTGAACAGCGTCACTCTTATGTATTTGAGAGATTAATTGATTGAGTTTAAAAGTGAGTTTTAGAGATAATACAACTTTGACATGACCGTAATGAGTCGTTAGAAGTActagctagagtagttcgagaaaATACTTCTAGTAAAATATCACttttgatcgagagataattttGCGGTAAGTGAAGaactcatgatcggtagagagtCTTCAATGAGATTATAACAAATAAACTAAGAAATCATTCCGATAATTGGAGAAATCTCAACCCCATGCTCCTTAAATCTTTATTAGCTAGAGTATGATGATTGTTTTTGGTGATTGATGCACGTCGAAGGTTGATGGTGAACCCGACCTTTGTTTTGCTACTACATAATCATGTCACTTTTAaggtagttttttttaaaaaaaaaaaatatatatatatatatatatatatatatatataagcatgcacaaggcttTTATTAGTAGCTAACATGCTATGATAATAGCTTAAACACTGCTGATGTAAAATAAAATTTCACATTATCAGTAAAAATATATAACCTAAACCTATTGTAGAAATTAAGATATACTTCCTTCATGTCGAGATTTTGAGGGGTTAAAGCTGTTGATATTGAGGTTATGGAGACCTTTTTTCTTCCCTTAAATCCTACTTTCACTCTCGTTTAATCTAGGTATTATTCCTCATTAATTATAGTAGAAATGACACCAGATAGCCACTTTAAAGggctgctatttaggaattagtcaGTGCGTCCCGAATTTCAAtttttcaagacaaaaatatCCTGAATTGTCCTGAAGTTAcggtttttagtttaaaatttcaggagAAAATAAGTACTGACTAataatctctaaatagcatccctGAGAATGGTTATCTGTGCACTTGCTTATAATATCAAGCATTTCCTAACGAGCTCTAATGTGATTGGATTTATAAGTATTTctcacaaaatatgagtaacccCAAACCTTATaaaatactaaggaaaatgatcaTCTCCACTCCTAATATTATTCCAAACCAAACACAACTGAATAAGaagtccaaaaatttgactttgtGATGAACATTTTACGTACCAACATTAGTCGGGGCAATATATATACACTTGATTTTCTGAGCTTCTCAATAAATTTTGTTAAACTTTCCAAATATCAAGATAATAAATATTTATGATTGATGTCAGGTGGCTCCCAGAGTTCCCCCAAACACTTCAGTAGGCATTTTTGAAATCTCAATGAAGTGATTCAGGAGAACTCTAGGGGAAACCTGACTTTTTTAATTAATCTTCCATTCCTAGTTTGATAGGAAATGATATGTTGCTCTATGGATTGGAAAAACTTACATATTTATAGAGAAGCCAAGAATATAATTCATGTAGCTAACATGGGTAGTTTTAACATAAGTAATATTCAGAGGCGGACCTACCCTTAGGGTAGGAGGTTACCAACTCCcggtaattttggaaaaatatatgtatacatatgtatatacCTTTAATAATAAGTATATATTTTTATTGACATCCTAAGACTCAGCTTAAATAGCTACATTGGTCGATTTGGGAGGAGGGGGAGGGGCACAACTTGACTTTTATTCGATAGTGGGATAGTGGTGCCCCTGCCACCTTCAAATCTTGGGTCCGCCTTTGGTAATATTGAACGTGGTCACAATTGTGGGTTGAATGCAAGAAATGGAATCATATTTTTGTAACAAGTGACCACAAATCTCTCTACCTTTTGCTACATTGCTGTACAAGTTTCTTTTTCGGACTAAGTCTATAGAGTACAGTAGTATGCAGAAAGTTCTTGCAAAATATAACATAGCTAAATTAGTATAGTTTGATGTAAACATCGGGTGAGTAAGTTTTTACCATACTAGTAATGTGTCACCGTATAGAGGTCTCAACGAAAGTATGTCTTAGAAAACATTGTTGCCTGTCCACTAAACTTCGCAATGCAAAGGACACGGACATACCTTGTAGACCTTGTATTTTTATAAGAGGTTGTttccatataaaatttattttctgAACAGCAAATCTTTAGTCACCAAGGTCTGAAAGTTTCTTccaaatctttttattttccttctttttcttttcaatttggaTGCCTTAGTTCTAAAATTATGAACTATACCTTCTCTATTATAGTGTTTTGCAAATCACTTTTCTCTAAGGCATTCTCAAACATTTCAAAGCAAACATCGACTGAACATACAGAGAGATTTTGCCTCAAAACAGCACATTCTATATCAAAGCCAACCTGGTGAAGCCTTAATAAGACAAACCTATCTAAAGTATAGCGAGTACAAACTCACAAGAAACTCTTGGAATATTTCCAAAGCAAAAATGAAAAGACAACAAAAGCCACACAATCTATATCTTATAACTTGATCCCTTTTCTAACATTAACAGTAGGAATATGGACAAAATGAAGTTTTGTTCTGTCAGTGATCACCTTTTTACTTCTTAGGAGGGTACTACTTTCCTGTTACATCGGATCTTGCTGAATTACCGCTTCCATTCTGCTCGAGTTATCTTATCTGAAATGGTAAAGGCAAAAGTTAATCGCATAACGTCAAGTAGAAGCATTGCATATGGGTATAATGCACTAAATTATTAGactctacctcttaaacaaaaCTCCAAAATTAAGCACACATTGGTTTGAGGATACTCAGAATTTACTAAATGAAAAAGAAGCTAAGATAAACTTGAATCCAAGTTCATGGGGTTGCTATTTCATTGGACCAACGATGTTGCTCCAGGATTAGTCAAGAAACTTGAAATCTCCCCATTCACCAGAAAGAGCTGATCTACTTCAATGGTTTCTTTTTATCAGGAGCTGATCTACTTTAAAATTAAGCAGAGAAATTTAATATAAGATGTTGCCGATACATGCATTAGTCTCTTAATAAAACTGTAGGACAATTTTCTATTGTTAAAGCTTAAAGTTTCTTGGTTTCAGTCAATAATGCACAAGTTGTATTCTGTTTAAAGGATCTTGTTTGTCTGTTTTAATAGACATACTCCATAAAGTGAACTAATCATTTGAGAATTCAACCTTTATCAAACAGCACCACTTGGCACTTAGAAATACTCACCAGTACCATCCCTTGAAGATGATAAAGATCTATCAATCTTGATTCCTTCTTTTGCACTAGCTTGGACCAGCCTCTGCACCCGCGGCGATGAACTCAGCTTGCCATTCATAGGGGATGGCAAAGAATGACGTCTACTTAGGGCATTCTTCTCGGACACATCTTGCCCAAACCTTGGTGAGGCTTGCTCTTTCAACTTAGCCTTAGCTGACTTGGTTGGAGCCATATAGCTGGGCACCTTTCTTGCCGTTGGCGTACCTGCATCTACATCATGCTTTGCAGGTAAAGAAACTCTTCTGTCAGTCATGTTACTCTCATTTCCTTCATTATCATGGTTAGTGCAAGAATTGTCATTTGCAACAGGAATATCCTCTCTGTTATCAGTGATCAATTTCTGATGCATATCAGATGGAGAAAAACTATCAACAGCATCAGAAATTGATTTCTGATGCTTATCAGATACAGAAAGGCAATCCAAATGAGTGATAGTATTATCCATCACTAGTGTTTCTGGAGGTGTCTCCACATTAGTAGAATTTTCTGTTGTCCCTTCTAATCTTTTAAACAGTTCGCCAGATGTCATGCTCCCCTCAGGAACTAGAATAGTTGATGTTGTGTCATGATTTAGCCTTTTCCTCTCAGAGTCAGCCTCAGACTGAACaggcttttccaatatagggctggacattttctttaaattatgctTTACTTTCTTTATCTCACTTCCTGGATTCTGAAGAACAGAGTTTACTAAAGGacttgatttcttcttttctgacCCCGAAATGGAATGATTTGAACCATTCTGCGTCTTTCTAGAAAGCACTTTCCGTCCATTGTGCTTTGACGTAGCCATGTCTGCTTCAACTTTTTTATGCTTTGTTTTTGAAAGCATTTTCAGTTTGGACCGTGGTCGCCAAATATGTGATAAAGTCCAGCGGACTAACCATTCCTGACTAGAATTTGGTTCCTCTGGACCATATTGGAGGCGTAGAGGCATTACAGTAGGTGATGAACCAAGTAGCTGAAATACACCACATGACAAGCATTGATTAATTAGTGTATCAGTAAACTTAGTAACAACCAAGTAAAGACGAGATAAGTGGGTTCTTTCATTCAGTGCTTGAAATTTCTTGATTTTAGCAATAAGAGGAGTTTTGCATGTCTGATTAATATATGCAAAAGGTCAATATCTGGGTAACTGCTTTCTGGTTATTTACATTTTACGGATAACCACTTTTCATGTTGACATTAGGTCCAGTGAACCGAACACAGTAACGGTATGAAAAACCCTTGGTGCGAAAAAATAGCAAGAAGTAGGATGCTTACCTTTGTAGTGAACTCATTCTTGGATAGCTCTTGTGCTAGTTTGGATGCATTATTTCTTTGATACTCCAATTGTTTGGCATCCTAATGATGAAAGGTACCATTAAAAACTATAAACCGCTAAATCAAGTTATAGCAAAACAGTTAAAATGGTACACTGAACACCCTAGCAGCATAAATTGTGAGAAACTTGGATTCGTGGATGCTGTaatttcaaatcaaaataagCGTTGATAATATAAAGATGTCAAAAGATTATAGATCTTAGCAACATTAAGTCAATTTGGCGGTTTACCTGTTGTCCAAGTCCTCGTTTGGTTATCACTTCACAGCCAATACTGGAACGCCTAACAATCTGGCCACGTGCATGTGCTTGAAGCTTGACAATGCCATGTATGCAGTATAATGTGGCAACAGCCTGCCTTCTGACCAGATGGCCGCGTATGGCAGCTTGTAGCCTTATGACGCCCTTGAGCCTAAAAAATGCTCGACGAGCCTTCAGAGAAACCATATTGCCATTAGTACAGGTTAAATGTTCAAGTTAAATTAGAAATGAGCAAAATTCAATAGAACAAGTTCTTAAACATCAACAGTAGCAAGATCATGTCAAAGTGAAGTAGTCAAGTCCTTTAACAGCCAATCATTTGCAAACCAAGGAAGCACATACATAGAGAAAAAGAGAAACTATCAGTCAGGCAAACTTATCTATACATAATTCATAGATGGGACCAGTATCGTCCCATGTTATGTGAAGCACTTGACCAAGCATGGTgttaaagagaaagaaagaaagacttttgaaacttatttCTAAACAAGCTATTGATATTAGTGcggctataaatcatctcattaagggtaaaatgaaaagtttaaagttataTATAAAAGGGTATCATTCTTTTTTGGGACAGACCAAGAAGGAAAGCACAACACATAAATTGGGACATAGGGAGTATTACGCAATGAAAAGATGCAAAGTTGGTCACTTTTGGATGTTTGGACTTCGGAGCCACTGGTGACCCAATTTTGTAGGCAGTAAAAGAACTCAGTGATGATAGTCATTTACCAAGATTTATGGCTCAAAAGAAATCTTTTCTAGCAATTCGAAGGTAGCATAACTTCCCTCCTTAATGGAAAAGATGCAAAGTTGGTCACTTTTGGATGTTTGGACTTCGGAGCCACTGGTGACCCAATTTTGTAGGCAGTAAAAGAACTCAGTGATGATAGTCATTTACCAAGATTTATGGCTCAAAAGAAATCTTTTCTAGCAATTCGAAGGTAGCATAACTTCCCTCCTTAATGGAAAAGATGCAAAGTTGGTCACTTTTGGATGTTTGGACTTCGGAGCCACTGGTGACCCAATTTTGTAGGCAGTAAAAGAACTCAGTGATGATAGTCATTTACCAAGATTTATGGCTCAAAAGAAATCTTTTCTAGCAATTCGAAGGTAGCATAACTTCCCTCCTTAATGGAAGTTGTTTACGTCTTTCCAATATAATCTTAACTTATTGCCCCTAGGGAGTATTACGCAATGAAAAGATGCAAAGTTGGTCACTTTTGGATGTTTGGACTTCGGAGCCACTGGTGACCCAATTTTGTAGGCAGTAAAAGAACTCAGTGATGATAGTCATTTACCAAGATTTATGGCTCAAAAGAAATCTTTTCTAGCAATTCGAAGGTAGCATAACTTCCCTCCTTAATGGAAGTTGTTTACGTCTTTCCAATATAATCTTGACTTATTGCCCCCCACCCCCTCAAGACAAGGATTAAATCAAATGTACCGCCAAGCATAAGCACATAAAAACATAAACATCCAGTCTCGTTGTTCTTATATTATATGATATCCATGGCAACAATTTTAGCTGGCAAGATGCATTAGAAAATAAGTAGAAGACGGAAGAAAATTTCCAGTGTTCCCCCCACCTCCTGCACCCTTGTGAACAAAAAACGTTTATATAAATAAACCCTACTACACAAACATGGACAATTGCGTAATGTCTTAGTTTCATTTGAACTATGAGAAAAAATAGCACGTGCGACGACTTTCTAATCTCTTAACGTCAAACAATACTTTCTGTCTCTAACCATTGTAACAGAAAATCAAGACCTATTCATACATGTAGCTGGATGAACAATACAAATGCATTAAAGAAGAAACAGATTGAACCGCTCGCACATTCATTAAACACAAGAAAACTAGCATATTACAGTAAAGACTATGAAAGTAACTCGCTGCCACAATATTAAAGTGCAAGTGGAAAAATACCAAAAGGTACAAGACGAAGCTTGCGGAAGAAAATAAACATAATTCACTATCGTAATTGTGATAAAGAACaaagagaaaaccaaatatattttACAACAGCAAGTAAATCTTTAAGGTTAGAGCAGTTACCAGATAACCCCTAAAAATAGCTTGCATCTTCATAGCAGCTTCCTCAAGCCTCATTTTCTCAGTATCCTCGGGTAAGGTAAGACATGCATTTTGTTCATCTTCATCTTGCTTCATAGAAGGGAGACTCACCTCATCAGTGAACCCTCCTTTATCAAGGTTTGAGTCCTCTTTTATTCCACCACTACCAGCAACTGACTCAGATATCAAAGGCGGAGGGGCAGACAAACCAGATAATGCCGCGTTGGTGGAAATTACTGATGCTTTCTCATTTGAAGATTTCTTTAaagaaagaaatatagagtatAATAGCTCATTAGAAATTACAGGAATAAAATAAACCCCAAATCAAAAAGAGGGATAAGCTGCATGAACATGTAATACTTGTGGAAACTCCTtctcaaaagaaaatattctttccAAGTGGCTCAATTCAAGTTTATTGCATTATGATGACAATATCGCTTTCCTGGTTGCAGCATGTCACCAGCGACCATAGGCATTAACATCAGAAGACAAGGTTCACTTTGAATGGTATTCACAACAGTAATTAGACAGTTCGCCTTAGGGCTTGCCTCATAAGAATGTCCACTTTCCAAGGAAAGTACTACCATGGCTTACGCCATACAAAGGTTTTAACTTTAAGGGCAACAATATTACATTTCTCAATATAAACCTTTTCCACTTCAATTTTAAAAGGAACAAAAAGTAGCTAGCATGTTTTGAATACACTAAATATTAAAAATGTAATACCAAATTTACACAGGCATATATAAACAAAAGGCATAACCAAAGCAAACTTCAATTTGAAACAAAATTGAATCGTCTATCTTACTTTTGATGTGCTAGATTTGGAAGACTTTCTCCCTGCCAGCAAAGACCTGAACCATTTTCCAGGAGATTTTCCCATAGTAATAAGTTTGACGCCTACACTGTAAGAACCTTGTGATAGAACGCCTGAAAGTTTCAAAAAACTGCTATATCAGGTAAACACATGCAAACTTGCAGCAATAAGGAGGCATAGAAGTAATATAATCTCTTAATGTGGTTTAAAATGTTCATTTATGGTTTCTTTTTCCCGGAACCAGAGAACAATAGTGCTTCTGCATATATAAATGTGAAGTAGCATAAAGAAAGTTTAGATTTCCAACACAAAGCCTACCATCAGTGATCAATTTAGTGACTCAAAAGAGGATTCATTGTCAATATATCCTATTTTTGAAGGACCTAGAGCCTAATGGGGTTATCGACATGTCtacaaatgaaagaagaaaagcaaaaacAGGACAATAAGAAATTCCTGAAAAACACGTGAAAAGGCCATGTTATATATTCACGAATTCAGCACCTATCCAATGGAAGCCTCCAAACACAATCTCTTCCAGAAGAGAAGAGAATTAGATGTTTCGCAAACTTGATGAGTGTAATAGAGAAACTTCCTTCCTATAAGGTTGTGTTCCCTTCCTCTTTTGTGGTTTGTTTGAGAGCGGGGAAGGAAAAGCTTTACATACTCTAAGTAGTCACCTATAACACATTGAACAATAGGTTCTTTGACATTATCTTACTTCCCTCATAAGTGAGAAACTACATCTGCAGATCAATTTGGTGATTTATGTTTGACTTGCAATAAAAaggacaaaattaaaatataataagaaCCCTCATGGGCCTTGGGCATATTTAATTAAAGCTGCCCAAGCTTCTGTCAGAAACAATTGGATCAGGATATCAGATTTTGTGCTCAAATGAGTACCATTTCGTATAATAATTATCCAGGGAACTATATATTTTACACTCTAAAACTCCTTAATCACAGTTGATCAGGCAGGATTTCAGATATTTCACTGATGAGAGGCAGAGACAAATTTCCATTGCAACAGTTAAGAAGTTTCATTGTCTCAGTATTGGAATGTACAGTGTTGTCGAAGACACGctaagccctgaagcgaggcgcaaaacatgttgagcgctttgTCTTGCTTAGCAGGCGCTTCAGAGTCGTCATCAAGGCTCTAAAGCATACTTTTCCTAGTGAATGAGCATAATTATGAAGAGGCGCacactaaacaattgatatttcattttatcgtaattctttttaatttttttgtccatatatttgttattcatgcctATTAATTATTAGTCTTGAACTACACATACATATTTGTACTTTTTCTCCATTTGCGCCTTTCTTCttaaagcccacgctttatttgcgctttgcgcCTTGATAACACTGCTATAGATAGAAAGGTTCATATTCATTTCAATGGGGGACTGGGATATCAAAGAACCTCATCAACTAAAACTAAGAAGCGCCATTCTCCAACCCAGTCCTTACCAACCC from Nicotiana tabacum cultivar K326 chromosome 24, ASM71507v2, whole genome shotgun sequence includes:
- the LOC107776618 gene encoding protein IQ-DOMAIN 31, whose product is MGKSPGKWFRSLLAGRKSSKSSTSKKSSNEKASVISTNAALSGLSAPPPLISESVAGSGGIKEDSNLDKGGFTDEVSLPSMKQDEDEQNACLTLPEDTEKMRLEEAAMKMQAIFRGYLARRAFFRLKGVIRLQAAIRGHLVRRQAVATLYCIHGIVKLQAHARGQIVRRSSIGCEVITKRGLGQQDAKQLEYQRNNASKLAQELSKNEFTTKLLGSSPTVMPLRLQYGPEEPNSSQEWLVRWTLSHIWRPRSKLKMLSKTKHKKVEADMATSKHNGRKVLSRKTQNGSNHSISGSEKKKSSPLVNSVLQNPGSEIKKVKHNLKKMSSPILEKPVQSEADSERKRLNHDTTSTILVPEGSMTSGELFKRLEGTTENSTNVETPPETLVMDNTITHLDCLSVSDKHQKSISDAVDSFSPSDMHQKLITDNREDIPVANDNSCTNHDNEGNESNMTDRRVSLPAKHDVDAGTPTARKVPSYMAPTKSAKAKLKEQASPRFGQDVSEKNALSRRHSLPSPMNGKLSSSPRVQRLVQASAKEGIKIDRSLSSSRDGTDKITRAEWKR